CCAATCAGAACGGAGCCGAAAACGTACCAACCAATCAGCTTTCACCTGTGACGACAGGGCCAGGAAGTATCTAAGCACCATTAAACAGATGCTAGGCTAAAGGAGTTTAGgctaaataaacagtgtttgtaaaaaagtttatttaataactttaacattttcatccaaataaatattaaataataaacacatggaTGGGCTTTACAGTGTAGTGgactgtcttttattttatggtaCATATCAGGCATTTTATTCTAGGTAACACCTTTTTGTGGTTACTACTAATAAAattattgtaataaataaataaatgaattgtgCACAGTTGTTATGGAGTAAGTGTTTCTATCTTACACCAAACATATGATGCAGCTATattgaaacaacaaaacaataaatcttATACAAATGTCCACAAATTAGAATGTATACTATGAATCTTGCACCAATccataaatgatttatttatctggctttaaataaataaaaattgctTGTAAATTGAATATTATACACAACTGTTACTGACAATTTTAATTATCTCTCTATTTTTGGGAAGACGTTTTTATTGAGTAAATATTATAagacacagtaaatatttaaaatattgttattaaaacagtttgttttttgttttttttttagaaaatgcaTAGTAACAGTGCATTTGCAAATTATAATTAATCTTAGTTTGAACTCAATtaagtaaatacataaatcCTGGGTTACAACACATTAAGTGTTTATAAAGGTACACAAAACTGAATATAGTattttcagcaaaaacaaagtTAAGACTTTCTACCTAAATTCATAAATTTAGtgttaaaaatcataaaatatcTGTAACGCGCTGCTTGGTTCAAATCAGCTCACTCGGGCTTCCGTAGCCAAGCTGCACATGTCCAGGAAACCAGGAAGTGTCGtctcaaacagaaacagagctgagtttgtgtttttatcctcCGTAGATGACTCAGTGACAACAATTGTCTCTCTTGTAAGACACAGGACTAAAAGAAGACTCGGACAGCTTCAGTACTTTATgactaaactgtaaaaatggCCTCAAGTCGCTGCTGTGTGTCGTCGTTGTTGAATTGTTTCTTAATCTGCGTCATTTTGTGGAGCCACCTGAGTGACGCCGTGTTTGACAAATCTAACCGGAGACCAAACATTGTTTTGATCCTCACCGACGACTTGGACATCGCTATGGGAGGTCTGGTaagtacatttaattaatttagtggGTTTTTATTAGacttagtttattatttatgtgtgtgtcctaGAGTCGTGACACTGTATTTGCACCTATTTTGTACACACTTCATGGGAAATATGGGATTATTTGTCGTAATTTGACATTCAGTCCAGCCTTATAAAGCTGACAGCTCACATTCCCAGTTGGATACATCATTTAGGCATCTCCCACAGTCAGCAGCCTTATCACTTGCTCCAGTAAACACCCTCCCTCCTTCCAAAAACTCAGCTTAGCCTGAACAAACGTCTATTTTACAGCAGTATTCACCCAAAGTTTTGTTTTGACCACTCTATTTACataaaaagtgaaatcaaaacattagaaacacctcaaAATGTAATGCACATCAATAACATATTGCAGAACTATTACGTTTCTGactgttttaacaaaaactgagaaattataactttGTAAAGGTAGAATttatggcagagctgctgtgttatATTGCATTCAATTCCACATGTGTACCTAATAACCTGGCCAGTGTTTATATGATGAGAATATCTCAAGTGTTTAAAACATGTACTATATCCATTTCTTTCAGAGTCCACTGAGCAAGACTAAAAAACTAATTGGCGATGCAGGGATAACTTTCACAAATGCAGTAAGTAACATCTACGCTTAtctacatcctcctcctctcagtcGTCGTCCTCAGCATGTCTCAGCGATCATCTTTCTCCTGTTACTTCTGTCAGTTTGTTGCCAGCCCACTGTGCTGTCCCAGTCGAGCCAGCATCCTGACTGGGAAATACCCCCACAACCACCATGTCATCAACAACACCCTAGAGggaaactgcagcagcaaagcCTGGCAGAAGACAGAGGAAGCCCACACTTTCCCTGCATTGCTCAAGAACTTTGCCAACTACCAAACCTTTTTTGCTGGGAAATACCTCAACCAGGTGAAAGGGAGTACTTTAATATGTCCAATCTTTATTCTAACTGCAGGGTTTGGATTTGATTTAACTAATGACTTCAGAACCAGGTGGAGCCTTTTtgtaaagtattttttatttaaatgatgaaaggagttaaaaataattttctaagTTAACATCTGCCTAATTGCACATCAAAGAACACTGacttcctgtggtttgttcAACTGTTCTTGAGTGTGCTTATCACTGTGTGCAGGAGCATTAACACCGGTGAGCCTTTCCTGATCTCCTTTAAACAGGGACGACTTCCTATTAACTTCAATGAATGTGATTAAGTTTCCCCGATCTATCCTTTAGAACTGGTTTTCTAAAGGACTGATGTTGTCGTTGTTGtaaagtttatttgttttcctgcaccccaaccggtcgaggcagatggccgactAACTTGAgtctggaggtttcttcctccagGGGGAGTTTTATCTCTCCACTGTTTTCCTAGGACTTGCTCAAGTGGActacctgtgtttttgtttctttgtagttGGTTCATTACTAAGATAAACACAATTATTGCCAAATGACCTTCAATAATGAATGGATTAAACAGGgcatcaataaaatataaacatgtaaaatctaGTAGCAACATCtcattatgtgttttgtttgtgtgttacttctcctcctcccataTTTATCTCAGTGTTCTTTAACCCTTTCGACCTCTGACCCTATATAGTTAATCAATGTCATCAGGGTCATGTTATGTTGGTGCATGTGAGTGGTGAGTTGTTATTTTCAGTGGTTTTTGGGCTGTAggaggacaaagacagaagaatgTCAGAACTTGAAAGATGAATCCTACAGACCTAACTTAACTCTGACCTTTATCTATAGCCCATCATGAAGTTTATATTGGTACTGAttctttttagttttgatttaaaCCACACCCCTGCCAAATGTTGTTCTGCTTCCTGACAAGTTAGTTTTTTTTGGTCTCCTCTCTGGTCTGTTCTTGTGCTGCTGTGATACTATATTTCCTGTCTGCAGATCAGTACTGTTGTGTCATTAAACAATCTGCTTAcgactgtctttgtctttcagtACGGTCACTCAGAGGCTGGTGGAGTGGAGCATGTACCTCCAGGCTGGAGCTACTGGGTTGGACTGGTAAGACACAAAGTTTACATCTAACTTTGCAGCAACATGAAATCAACAATAGACAATCTTAATCTGGACATTTCTACTCGATGAGGATCAGTAAATACACAGATTATTTATTCTCAGCATCGCCATCATGGGAATGAGtagactgttactgttactgtaatattctgTCCAATACAAGCACGACAACTTCCAGTGGGCTTTAAGATGTTTATGAATGTGAACACTGATTAAAGTGGTTTAATTATAACAATATCATGGTATTACACAtggttttattgtattttccaGGAGAGGAACTCTAAATACTACAACTACACTCTGTCAGTGAATGGAAAGGCTCAGAAACATGGAGCAGACTACAGCAAAGACTACCTGACAGACGTACTGGTGAGACTACTTTGGTGTATAGCTCTGTACTTAATATTAATTGACACCTTCActggtttctttttattttctatttaatatAGTAAGTctcagttatttttattacttttccaTGGCAGCCACTAACAGTGTTCAGATCCTACTGTGAGCTCTTGAAATAGTTTTCAGTTTGTACTTCTTTCTATTAATTAAGGATTAATtagttatgtttatttataaaactaCACGATgatcacattaaataaaaagctgtaatACTGACTGTGCCCTCTTTCTTTTCCGTTTCAGGCCAACATGTCTCTAGACTTCCTCCAGTACAAGTCCAACTTCCAGCCATTCTTCATGATGGTGTCCACACCGGCCCCCCACTCCCCCTGGACAGCAGCCCCTCAGTATCAGGGCAGTTTCAACAATACGAAGGCTCCCAGAGACCCCAACTTCAATGTCCATGGGAAGGTAAAGCCTGATTCTCTTTTCACTTAAAATATTCCCTCAATGTTCTGAACACTTGTCTTTGAGGAACTGGTTTTAAAGATGAGTTTGATTAATTTtggattttctattttctttcttcaggaCAAACACTGGCTGATCAGACAGGCTAAAACCCCCATGTCCAACTCCTCTGTTCAGTTTCTGGACGATGCCTTCAGGAAACGGTCAGTCTCTCTTTACCTCCTctggtttctctttttttactccttcctttattttcatcttGAGACAGAGCTGCTGACCGTGGTGCTCAGTTCTTGCTGTTTATGCTTCAACTGTAGGTGGCGAACTCTGCTGTCAGTGGACGACCTGGTGGAGAAAATAGTCCAGAGGCTGGAGGACAGAGGTGAACTGGACAACACCTACATCATCTTCACCTCTGACAACGGGTACCACACAGGTGTGTACAGGCATATTCAGTTCTGTGGAAGTGTAGAAGAAGATACATAAATAGTTTGTTACTAAAGAAAGTAATTTATAGGTTTGTGCTGTCTtctctattttttctttcaggcCAGTTCTCCCTTCCTTTGGATAAGAGGCAGCTGTATGAGTTTGACATCAGGGTTCCTCTCATGGTCCGAGGACCAAATATCAAGCCCAACCAGACCAGCCAGGtacacaagcatgcacacacttttattactgtatttactaaCTTTAAATTACTGCAGCTAACATTGGACCAAAATATTTAGCTCACTGCCTTTGATTCCTTTACTTTCTATCTCATTATTTACCCATCAATGAGTATAACTTATAAAAATGACAGTTGTCTTTTCGCCATGTATAAAGATCAGAAACATTTATTCGCCTTGATGATGTGTCTCCTGTAGTGTTTGTTGACTtgaactaaattaattaattctgttGTCAGATGCTGGTGGCGAATGTCGACCTCGGCCCGACTATCCTGGATATCGCCGGCTACAACGTCAACAAGACGCAGATGGATGGCATGTCCTTCCTGCCCATCATGGTGAGTAAATAATGTATAGAGGCATTATAAACTTTTATACTACTGCTCAACTCCTAGAAACTTGGTCACATTTCTCATCTGTTGTCTAAATTTAgttttgaataaataatcagagaaaGAGCCCTGCAGTCGCTTTGAGTGACAGTGAGTCCTGGTATTATCTTGATACTACTCATAGTtgatgcttgtgtgtgttttttaatactCTCACCTCACTCTCTACTGTTTATCCTTGAGTCAGGTTACAGGTGAGGATGTTCTGCAcatgttgttgcttttataactttgtgtgtatgtgtcacaACAGGAGGGGaagatgaacagcagcagctggagaacaGACATCCTGGTGGAGTATGAAGGAGAAGGAAGAAACGTGTCCGACCCTGCCTGCCCTTTGCTGGGACCTGGAGTAGCAGTATGAAGATAATGATTATTAAACTAATGTTCTACTGTATGtggagccaaaaaaaaaaacgaactctctttttcctctgtccACTTACTTTAGGAGTGTTTCCcagattgtgtttgtgaagacTCGTACAACAACACCTACGCTTGTGTGCGCACTATTTCCCCCTCTGCCAACCTGCAGTACTGTGAATTTGATGATAATGAGGTACAGGTGAAAACTTCTTTCCCTTACATGCAAATGGTGGTAGAACAATAAATGAACTGGTTCCAGCTGATGTCTACAGCGTGACAGCACACTGTTTAACTTTTGTAGGTGTTTGTAGAAGTGTACAACGTCACAGCAGACCCCTACCAGCTCACTAATATCGCTAAGACCATCGACCAAGAAGTCCTCGAGAAGATGAACCACAGGCTGATGATCCTGCAGTCCTGCTCTGGACAGTCGTGCCGGACGCCCGGTGTGTACGATCCAAGGTTAGTTCAGTCCTGCCCTCCACAAAGTAGGAGTGATCAGCTGTAGTATGATGAATAAGAATACTGGGAagacaaaaaaagttaaattataCGCCAGATTTCCTTTGAACAAGTGGGAAACAAACTAATTGTTAAACTCCAGTGTGCTTTAATTACCAGGAGGGTTGTTTAAATTACATAATTTGTTATGAACTCTCAGTACCTTGTTTATTCACAAATTAATGCTGAATATTAAAGTATGACTTTGGTCATTTTCTATATTAATCACCATATAGAATTCAGTTGTTGTCCAacattaatgaaaacacaggCTGACCTTTATAAAAATAGTCCAATAAACATTAACAAATCTGCCGGGTGTTTTCTCAGGTATAAATTTGACCCACGACAGATGTTTACCAGCCACAGCTGGCGGCTGAGCAGACTGAGACAGACGAAGAAATAGGACGTCTGGAGGAAGAAGggcagtgttgtgttttatctttaGCCTTTCCTGCTGTTGTTGCCTTGTTTTGAGGCTTGAGCTGGTCTCTGTTGCTGATGGAAGGAGCATATTATGGGAACAGGTGGGTTGTTAGGCTGTTGCTGGGTGTAGGACCCACTTTTAAATGTCCCAGTTTGGGCTGTTGGTTAGTGTCTGTAGGTGTTCAGCCAAATAACTCATGGATTAACACTAGTAAACCACACATTTGTTTCCGTTACAGTCCCGTATTTTCCCATCTACTTACCTGGAAACTCTCCTTAGTATTGTGATAATTAGCTGTTTTTAGCcttcattaaaatataatttctgcACAGTTTGGTTTTAGCTATAAGGGAAATGGACAGTCACTACAGTTATAGTTGGATATAAAAAGGTTGTCGCCATCTATCAGACAGGCTAACAAAAGTATTAATTTAACCGGATTATTTAAGCTTAAGCATAGATTAAGTTTccacatttcatgtttttatttgttcaaatgAACAGTTATTGGTCTTATTCGTACTGAGCTGTTAtgtttatatactatatatgtattatataataACAGGGACACAGTCCTGTTGTGACGAGGTTTATCTGAATGTAATAAAAGGctttaaacaaaaccaccaGAGTTAAATTATTGCTATTGCTAAATGAGGCAGTTGCAGTGGAAGGAACTCTGCTAAAGCCTCTTATTAACTTCAGATAGAAGGTACTGAGAGTCGACATCGTTTACTAAGAAGAGATGTTTAAAGGGCCGAAGTAAACAGGAGGCCTTGTTCattattaacaatttaaaacagaCCTCAGGAATCTTCAATGCATCATAATcaccaaacaaaaatgtattgagTCTTGaaaattttttaaatatgaaattagTCTTTCTACAAAACTGACAGACGCCTTTTTACATTAATTGTAGCAGCTCAGTCCATTTCCCTTCAGATAATAGAACTATCCTTGTAATTTAAAGCCTTAACAGAACATATCAACGATCTCAACAGTGACCACTAACAGACGCTTTTGTGCATTTGTCAGAAAGAAACTAGTTTATTTTACCACATGTAAACTTTACTAGATTAGTGATAattatttaacagatttttaaaagcctgtattttaataataatgcctgtgttagtcttttttttttatatattatttatccCATTGGTTGAGATGGAGATTCTACAGACACCTTCagaatcagttttttttaatcaaggaTTATGAAACATTGGTTCATTAGCTCTTGAGAAACTTACCCTTAACAGGGACATTACAATTCAGATAGATGTAATAAAAACAGTCCAGAGTGATCTGCTTAAAGCAACGAAGCACTTTGTGCAGTAACGTCAGAAAGTTGATGATTAAGAGACGAGAAGTTCTGATGTAAAGtgaagaaatatttatattctgAACCATTTCTAAGTCAGAAATCTTTTGTACAGAAGTTCAGATCTTTGGTTCTACCTGCAGCTCTATGATGGTGGGAAACACGGCCTCAGCATTAAGTGGAAGTGTTAGAGGGCAAGATGTTGactctaaaaaagaaaaaagaaacgttCTCATAATACACAAAGAGAATAAACAATATTCTGAACTTGAGTCATATTTTAACAAGTGAACAGCTGCAAGTTGAGATCAGATCTTCTGCTCAAAGGATTTAACAAGAAATAGTTCAAAATCTTGAAGGGAAACTCAAACTGTCAGCTTGTTGGTTTTTAACGTCTCTCTGCATCATCTGTATTAAatctctctgcctccaccttAAATCCTGCACATGACATCTGAGCcggatgaaaataaaaatcctcCAGGTGACATTTGGAGGATTTTGTCTTTCCAACTAGAAGCAGAGAGTTCTTTTAATGTAGAGTGAAGTTTAAAAACATTCTACTCAAACTTGatgaatatttctgttttagacTCGCATGCAGCAACATCtggttaaatttaaaaaataaacatgaaagcTGACCTGTGACTCGCCCGGATTACCTGCAACCCCTGCTTTGATATTCATGTGTAACAGTGATCAGACCTGAGGGAAACAGATGAAACTGGTATTAAAGAGCAAAAAATGAGTTTTACAGTGAAATTCATACTGGATAGACCGCGTTAGTGTGAGTAGAGTGAAAATAGAAGGTTTTACAATATTTTGGTCATAAAtataacaattaaaaacatttaaagttgtCTGTGGCAGCAGTAAAACTCTTTACTTTATGGATTAAATATCCATAAAGTTTAATTTACCGacacaacagacaaacattttagtGTGAAATTCACCATTTCAGTATTTTTCTACATTATGACACATGTTGAAACTTAAATTGTCAAAATGTAAAGATAATAGTCACATATTCACTTATTGTGTTCTACATTTCATACTGAGTTGATTTTGAAGCCACTAATTACGGACGTGTTTCACTAATAGTTTCCACATTGCCAGAATTTCACTGAGCATTTGAAACACTACACTGGCTCAGTACTGATAACTTAATGTTAAGAGTAAAGAAGTGAGCAGCTAATTCATTTTACCACAACTTCTTAATTCTCATTCACACTTTGTCATATACACAACATAGTAAAGATGCTAACTTTAAGTAAAGAGGTTTTCTTTGGATCATGTTTAAACCATAAACTGCACTCAATCTATAAGAACAGATTTCTGACAcagctaaaacaaaaacacattttgatgcTTTTCCTGCTTTGCTTTATGATTTAATGagatattttataatatttagcTTCATTGCACAAACTGAAATAAGATGCTAAATGTGAAACTACAGCGAGAGACTATTAGCAGAGCATGAAGATATGTCTGAACTAGTGATGGCTGCTTGTAGACAGAACCTGCTGTTTCCGGTCATTATGGACTTCTGGCTGTAGCTTTATCTTTACCATATGAAAGTGGCCTCTGTTGACAATGtggaaaataatcacatttctcaaactgttcctttaaagctgccttgtaaaatgtgtaaaatacgATAAAATCTGTGCAGATTATTAACGTCCAACCAAAGATTAGATTTAGAGTTTCAATGACAGACTGTTTCTTACCTGTGAGTCGACCTGGTCggttcacacagaaaacacaggaaataacaTTCCCACTAGAATTCAAACTGATCACCTTGTTTCAACTCACTGATGCACTTTCCAGTTGTCAGAGCCGTTTAGTTTTGGCAcctttataattttatttttcagagtAGTTTTTGATGATGTATCTTTGGCTTGTGTTGTTTgtccaaataaaaatattctcaAGGCAACAGAATATGATGTTTTATATATCATTCTTCAAATTTACACGTCTCTGGGTGATTTGAGTTTGTTATTTTGCAGATTTTAATTAgttgtgttgttattttggGGATTAATATACAGGTAGAGCTCTGCTGTTAGAGTCCTACATCACAGTCTGGAcatgtagaggaaaaaaaagtgctatgtaataataatcatatataaatacaataattctGCTGATTTTATAGACTCCTTCAATTTTTACCTTTACAGAAAGTGATTACCTTCTGCGAACGAATCTGCAAACCACCATCTCTGGAAGGCCAGTTCAACATTTAGGTTGGGTTTTGAGTGAGATTTGCTCTAAAACTAGtttaaactattaaatattagaaaacaaGGCTTTAGAAatggtgttttatttgtgacatctggcacaaacacaaTTCATTCACTAGTTTTCAGTCAAAAAAATTCTGGGTTAATCTTAATTCCTCTGGGAGAAAGTTAATTTGCTTTTAACAATTCGGGTCAGATCTAAGCTGTCGGGAACGAGATGACGAAATTAGGACAAACCGTCCAAGACAAAACACAAGTTCAATTAAAGCGTCCAATTAAGTTCCTATGCAGCTTACAAATAAACTATTAATGGATTCTGCCACAAGTCAAGAACGTACAGAAAGTGGGTATCGTTCAGTATCTAATGAAGTTGAGTGTAATTCCACAGAGTTGATGAATTCAGTCGGTGTCTCTTCTGCAGACGTCCAGTCCAGAAATAGTCTGTAAGTGGTTCATGTCTGCTGCTTTTAGCCCGGTCAGCGACGCGACTTTCAGTCGATTTAAGGCCACAGCGTCCGTCTACTCGCTCCAAAGTTAAGATTAATTTATGATCTTTTCACTCCATTATTGTGTAAATTTTACTTTTCACAACTTATTAAGATTTTATCTCATTAGTGGATGAGACACAGCTAAAACAATCCATATCCTGGTTTCAGTAACTAAACGTCCAGATTTAGTTCCAGGTTCCATTAGTGACTAAAAACCTTCAAgtataaaaacagaagcaacCTCAGACTTCCTGTAGTTGCTCAGTCGTGCAGAAACTGtccaaaaattaaaaatgaacaagcCTACATTAAGTCTCAACTGCAGTCCACGTTTAACTAGCCCACTCCTCCAGGACCGGCAGGAACGGCAGGTCGGTGTTGCCCAGGTAGGTCCTCCCTTGGTGCTGGAAGACGTCGCTGATGGCCCACGTCAGGCGGCCTTCAGGGTCGTGCAGCGTTCCCACAAGCTCCCCGTCCAACCCCAGCTCCAGCACCAGAGCGTAGCGCGGCAGGAGGAGGCTGTACCAACTCAGAGGAatcacctggaaacacaaacataatatagttaatttaactttaaatgatGGTTCTCAGAGACGTTTCTGTCAGCGTGACCTCAACTTAGCTTTCACTGGGTTCACTGGGAGTTTTGACCGTTTCCCTGGGATGTGTGCTACCAAACAGATTCTGGCCCTGTCCTGTCAGATTCCACACTATGTTGTCTCAGTGCAGCCTGGAACAAAGCCTCGTATTCTTCACATAATTGAGAATCCGGCAGCGTTTCACATGACAACGAAGGCATCATGGGGAAGTAGATGTGGTCAGAGCCACTTATAAAACATCACTGCAGGGATCCTCAGCAAAAGTGTGGAGTGTGATCTACGTTTAAGGCCAAAAACTAGAGCTGCAACGTTTTGATTCTTGAATAAACTGCAGATTATTTTGCTTGATTTAACAGTTATAAAACAATGACTTTTGTCTAATtgttaaactaatatttttttaaataataattttacctTTTTTACATAGTCTAATCTGTTGTTCAGTTTAGTCTGGTTTTACCTTT
The window above is part of the Anabas testudineus chromosome 23, fAnaTes1.2, whole genome shotgun sequence genome. Proteins encoded here:
- the gnsa gene encoding glucosamine (N-acetyl)-6-sulfatase a; protein product: MASSRCCVSSLLNCFLICVILWSHLSDAVFDKSNRRPNIVLILTDDLDIAMGGLSPLSKTKKLIGDAGITFTNAFVASPLCCPSRASILTGKYPHNHHVINNTLEGNCSSKAWQKTEEAHTFPALLKNFANYQTFFAGKYLNQYGHSEAGGVEHVPPGWSYWVGLERNSKYYNYTLSVNGKAQKHGADYSKDYLTDVLANMSLDFLQYKSNFQPFFMMVSTPAPHSPWTAAPQYQGSFNNTKAPRDPNFNVHGKDKHWLIRQAKTPMSNSSVQFLDDAFRKRWRTLLSVDDLVEKIVQRLEDRGELDNTYIIFTSDNGYHTGQFSLPLDKRQLYEFDIRVPLMVRGPNIKPNQTSQMLVANVDLGPTILDIAGYNVNKTQMDGMSFLPIMEGKMNSSSWRTDILVEYEGEGRNVSDPACPLLGPGVAECFPDCVCEDSYNNTYACVRTISPSANLQYCEFDDNEVFVEVYNVTADPYQLTNIAKTIDQEVLEKMNHRLMILQSCSGQSCRTPGVYDPRYKFDPRQMFTSHSWRLSRLRQTKK